A section of the Papio anubis isolate 15944 chromosome 2, Panubis1.0, whole genome shotgun sequence genome encodes:
- the SHISA5 gene encoding protein shisa-5 isoform X3 yields MGFGATLAVGLTIFVLSVVTIIICFTCSCCCLYKTCRRPRPVVTTTTSTTVVHAPYPQPPSVPPSYPGPSYQGYHTMPPQPGMPAAPYPMQYPPPYPAQPMGPPAYHETLAGAAAAPYPASQPPYNPAYVDAPKAAL; encoded by the exons GTTCGGAGCAACCTTGGCCGTTGGCCTGACCATCTTTGTGCTGTCTGTCGTCACTATCATCATCTGCTTcacctgctcctgctgctgcctgtACAAGACGTGCCGCCGACCACGTC CGGTTgtcaccaccaccacatccaccACTGTGGTGCATGCCCCTTATCCTCAGCCTCCAAGTGTGCCGCCCAGCTACCCTGGACCAAGCTACCAGGGCTACCACACCATGCCACCTCAGCCAGGGATGCCAGCAGCACCCTACCCAATGCAGTACCCACCACCTTACCCGGCCCAACCCATGGGCCCGCCGGCCTACCACGAGACCCTGGCTG GAGCAGCAGCCGCGCCCTACCCTGCCAGCCAGCCTCCTTACAACCCGGCCTACGTGGATGCCCCGAAGGCGGCCCTCTGA